The following proteins are co-located in the Agromyces laixinhei genome:
- the ettA gene encoding energy-dependent translational throttle protein EttA — translation MAEYIYSMVRARKAVGDKVILDDVTMAFLPGAKIGVVGPNGAGKSTILKIMAGLDQPSNGEARLSPGYSVGILMQEPVLDETKTVLENVQEGVGPIKAKIDRFNEISLAMAEPDADFDALLAEMGVLQEAIDAADAWDLDSQLEQAMDALRCPPGDEQISVLSGGEKRRVALCKLLLQKPDLLLLDEPTNHLDAESVLWLEQHLAKYPGAVLAVTHDRYFLDHVAEWICEVDRGRLYPYEGNYSTYLEKKQERLSVQGKKDAKLAKRLSDELDWVRSNAKGRQAKSKARLARYEEMAAEAERTKKLDFEEIQIPPGPRLGQIVLEVKNLKKGFGDRTLIDGLSFSLPRNGIVGIIGPNGVGKTTLFKTIVGLEPVDGGDVKVGETVEISYVDQSRGGIDPKKTLWEVVSDGLDYIQVGKTEVPSRAYVSTFGFKGPDQQKPAGVLSGGERNRLNLALTLKQGGNLLLLDEPTNDLDVETLSSLENALLEFPGCAVVITHDRWFLDRIATHILAYEGTDENPSYWHWFEGNFESYEENKIERLGPDAAKPHRSAYRKLTRH, via the coding sequence ATGGCTGAATACATTTACTCGATGGTCCGTGCCCGCAAGGCGGTCGGCGACAAGGTCATCCTCGATGACGTGACGATGGCGTTCCTTCCCGGAGCGAAGATCGGCGTGGTCGGCCCGAACGGCGCCGGAAAGTCGACGATCCTGAAGATCATGGCCGGTCTCGACCAGCCGTCCAACGGCGAGGCACGATTGAGCCCCGGCTACTCGGTGGGCATCCTCATGCAGGAACCCGTGCTCGACGAGACCAAGACGGTGCTCGAGAACGTGCAAGAGGGGGTCGGGCCGATCAAGGCGAAGATCGATCGCTTCAACGAGATCTCCCTCGCGATGGCCGAGCCCGACGCCGACTTCGATGCCCTGCTCGCTGAGATGGGCGTGCTGCAGGAGGCGATCGACGCCGCAGACGCGTGGGACCTCGACTCGCAGCTCGAGCAGGCGATGGACGCCCTGCGATGCCCGCCGGGCGATGAGCAGATCTCAGTGCTCTCGGGCGGTGAGAAGCGCCGCGTCGCACTCTGCAAGCTGCTCCTCCAGAAGCCCGACCTGCTGCTCCTCGACGAGCCCACCAACCACCTCGACGCCGAGAGCGTGCTCTGGCTCGAGCAGCACCTCGCCAAGTACCCGGGCGCCGTGCTCGCCGTCACCCACGACCGGTACTTCCTCGACCACGTCGCCGAGTGGATCTGCGAGGTCGACCGCGGTCGCCTCTACCCCTACGAGGGCAACTACTCGACCTACCTCGAGAAGAAGCAGGAGCGACTGAGCGTCCAAGGCAAGAAAGACGCCAAACTCGCGAAGCGCCTCTCCGACGAGCTCGACTGGGTGCGCTCGAACGCGAAGGGTCGTCAGGCGAAGTCCAAGGCTCGACTCGCCCGCTACGAGGAGATGGCCGCAGAGGCTGAGCGCACGAAGAAGCTCGACTTCGAAGAGATCCAGATTCCGCCGGGCCCGCGTCTGGGCCAGATCGTGCTCGAGGTGAAGAACCTGAAGAAGGGCTTCGGCGACCGAACGCTCATCGACGGACTGAGCTTCTCGCTGCCACGCAACGGCATCGTCGGCATCATCGGCCCCAACGGCGTGGGCAAGACCACGCTCTTCAAGACGATCGTCGGTCTCGAACCCGTCGACGGCGGTGATGTCAAGGTCGGTGAGACCGTCGAGATCTCGTACGTCGATCAGTCGCGCGGCGGCATCGATCCCAAGAAGACCCTGTGGGAGGTCGTCTCCGACGGCCTCGACTACATCCAGGTCGGCAAGACGGAGGTGCCCTCGCGCGCCTATGTCTCGACCTTCGGTTTCAAGGGACCCGACCAGCAGAAGCCGGCCGGTGTGCTCTCGGGCGGCGAGCGCAACCGTCTGAACCTCGCACTCACGCTGAAGCAGGGCGGCAACCTGCTGCTCCTCGACGAGCCCACCAACGACCTCGACGTCGAGACCCTGTCGAGCCTTGAGAACGCGCTCCTCGAGTTCCCGGGCTGCGCCGTGGTCATCACTCACGACCGGTGGTTCCTCGACCGCATCGCGACGCACATCCTGGCGTACGAGGGCACCGATGAGAACCCGTCGTACTGGCACTGGTTCGAGGGCAACTTCGAGTCGTATGAAGAGAACAAGATCGAGCGACTCGGCCCCGACGCGGCGAAACCGCACCGCTCCGCGTACCGCAAGCTGACCAGGCACTGA
- a CDS encoding acyl-CoA thioesterase — protein MRLHVPTPLRWSDLDAYGHVNNARMLSLLEEARIQAFWVSDDTSEHAVGASTAVLDATPGATTNTLIARQEVEYLAPIPYQRQPVDIELWIGHMGGASLDVCYEVFSPAGVAPRVLYTRAVTTVVLVDSATERPRRIVEAERAAWEPYLGDPITFRRR, from the coding sequence ATGCGCCTGCACGTGCCCACTCCGCTGCGGTGGAGCGACCTCGACGCATACGGGCACGTCAACAACGCCCGCATGTTGAGCCTGCTCGAAGAGGCTCGAATCCAGGCGTTCTGGGTCAGTGACGACACCTCCGAACACGCGGTCGGTGCGTCGACCGCGGTGCTCGACGCCACGCCCGGCGCGACCACGAACACGCTGATCGCACGCCAGGAGGTCGAGTACCTCGCACCGATCCCGTATCAGCGTCAACCGGTCGACATCGAGCTCTGGATCGGCCACATGGGCGGTGCGAGCCTCGACGTCTGCTACGAGGTCTTCTCGCCGGCCGGGGTGGCCCCCCGGGTGCTGTACACGCGCGCGGTCACCACGGTCGTGCTCGTCGATTCGGCGACCGAGCGGCCGCGTCGCATCGTCGAGGCGGAGCGCGCAGCATGGGAGCCCTACCTCGGCGACCCGATCACGTTCCGCCGGCGCTGA
- a CDS encoding ubiquinol-cytochrome c reductase iron-sulfur subunit, with the protein MSDPTRRTILTIGSAGAIGGALALAGCAADSPAPSGSAGTTPPSEVKAPPTETTGPSTAPDAPALGGDIAAVADVPVGGSIDATIHGQPALIAQPTAGHVVAFSAICTHQQCVVAAAGAEFHCPCHGSMYDAATGDVVQGPAIDPLPPIAVAISGDRIVAAS; encoded by the coding sequence ATGAGCGATCCCACGAGACGCACCATCCTCACCATCGGTTCCGCCGGTGCCATCGGCGGTGCACTGGCACTGGCCGGCTGCGCAGCAGACTCCCCGGCCCCGAGCGGCTCGGCCGGCACCACGCCTCCGAGCGAAGTCAAGGCTCCGCCGACCGAGACGACCGGACCGAGCACCGCTCCCGACGCGCCCGCGCTCGGCGGCGACATCGCGGCGGTCGCCGACGTTCCCGTCGGCGGCAGCATCGACGCCACGATCCACGGGCAGCCCGCGCTCATCGCGCAACCGACGGCGGGCCACGTCGTCGCGTTCAGTGCGATCTGCACGCACCAGCAGTGCGTCGTGGCCGCCGCCGGAGCAGAGTTCCACTGCCCCTGCCACGGGTCGATGTACGATGCCGCGACGGGTGACGTCGTGCAGGGGCCCGCCATCGACCCGCTGCCACCCATCGCGGTCGCCATCTCCGGCGATCGCATCGTCGCCGCATCCTGA
- a CDS encoding acyl-CoA thioesterase: MNGPIDGLLSTLHLTDTGARTTEDIFTGPSQWMPLGRVFGGQVLAQSLTAAMRTVDDDRTIHSMHGYFLRPGDVAHPITFSVDRLHDGRSFSTRRTHAFQNGVPILSLIASFQTGDEGVTHQVEMPADLPDPETLPSTADVLGSFDHDIARYWSNERAFDVRHIPSPIYLSVDGERAPRQAVWMKAYGRLPDDLDMHRAALAYASDYSILEPILRAHGVAWATPGLKVASLDHAMWWHRDARVDEWLLYTQDSPSASGGRGLSLGRIFTRDGVLVASVAQEGMVRVPASALSSEAPE, translated from the coding sequence ATGAACGGTCCGATCGACGGCCTGCTGAGCACCCTGCACCTGACCGACACCGGCGCGCGCACGACCGAAGACATCTTCACCGGGCCGTCGCAGTGGATGCCGCTCGGGCGTGTCTTCGGCGGCCAGGTGCTCGCCCAGTCGCTCACCGCCGCGATGCGCACCGTCGACGACGACCGCACGATCCACTCGATGCACGGCTACTTCCTGCGGCCCGGTGACGTGGCGCATCCGATCACCTTCTCGGTCGACCGACTGCACGACGGCCGATCGTTCTCGACCCGGCGCACGCACGCCTTCCAGAACGGCGTGCCGATCCTCTCGCTCATCGCCTCGTTCCAGACCGGAGACGAGGGCGTCACGCATCAGGTCGAGATGCCGGCCGACCTGCCCGACCCCGAGACGCTTCCCTCGACGGCCGATGTGCTCGGCTCCTTCGACCACGACATCGCCCGCTACTGGTCGAACGAGCGCGCCTTCGATGTGCGGCACATCCCCTCGCCCATCTACCTCAGCGTCGATGGGGAGCGTGCGCCGCGCCAGGCCGTCTGGATGAAGGCGTACGGGCGCCTGCCAGACGACCTCGACATGCACCGTGCCGCGCTCGCGTACGCGAGCGATTATTCGATCCTCGAGCCGATCCTCCGTGCGCACGGCGTCGCCTGGGCGACGCCCGGGCTCAAGGTCGCGAGCCTCGACCACGCGATGTGGTGGCACCGCGACGCCCGCGTCGACGAGTGGCTGCTCTACACGCAGGACTCGCCGTCGGCGAGCGGCGGGCGCGGTCTCTCGCTCGGGCGCATCTTCACCCGCGACGGCGTGCTCGTGGCGAGTGTCGCGCAAGAGGGCATGGTGCGGGTGCCCGCATCCGCACTCTCGAGCGAGGCGCCTGAATAG
- a CDS encoding FAD-binding dehydrogenase, producing the protein MAASHPPAATERTRKPADAIVVGAGLSGLVAAAELVEAGKRVVIVDQEPEASLGGQAHWSFGGLFLVDSPEQRRMGVKDSLELAKQDWDGTAGFDRDEDDWGRRWADAYVEFAAGEKRAWLHEKGVRFFPIVGWAERGGYNAIGHGNSVPRFHITWGTGPGVLAPFIAKVKAGEAAGLVEFHHRHRVDELIVEDGAVVGIRGAVLAPDGAGRGEASNRDEVGAFELRAPAVVVASGGIGGNHDLVRASWPERLGTPPEHMLSGVPAHVDGRMLGIAEASGARLVNGDRMWHYTEGITNWNPIWPMHGIRILPGPSSLWFDATGRRLPVPLFPGFDTLGTLEHIVATGHEHSWFVLTQKIIEKEFALSGSEQNPDLTDKNLKLLAQRLGSGAPGPVEAFKEHGVDFVVADTLGELLDGMRALSPGTDLDTANIEREIIARDREVDNEFTKDLQLTAVRGARNYRGDKLIRVATPHRILDPKAGPLIAVKLHILTRKSLGGIQTDLDSRALGADGAPIPGLYAVGEASGFGGGGVHGYRALEGTFLGGCLFTGRAAGRAIARR; encoded by the coding sequence GTGGCCGCCTCTCACCCACCCGCCGCGACCGAACGCACCAGGAAGCCCGCCGACGCCATCGTCGTCGGCGCCGGACTCTCCGGCCTCGTCGCCGCAGCCGAACTCGTCGAGGCCGGCAAGCGCGTCGTGATCGTCGACCAGGAGCCCGAGGCGAGCCTCGGCGGCCAGGCGCACTGGTCGTTCGGCGGGCTCTTCCTGGTCGACTCGCCCGAGCAGCGCCGCATGGGCGTCAAGGATTCGCTGGAGCTCGCGAAGCAGGACTGGGACGGCACCGCGGGGTTCGACCGAGACGAAGACGACTGGGGGCGGCGCTGGGCCGACGCCTACGTCGAGTTCGCCGCGGGCGAGAAGCGTGCCTGGCTGCACGAGAAGGGCGTGCGCTTCTTCCCGATCGTCGGCTGGGCAGAGCGCGGCGGATACAACGCGATCGGGCACGGCAACTCGGTGCCGCGCTTCCACATCACCTGGGGCACCGGCCCCGGCGTGCTCGCACCGTTCATCGCCAAGGTGAAGGCGGGCGAGGCCGCGGGCCTCGTCGAGTTCCACCACCGCCACCGAGTCGACGAGCTCATCGTCGAAGACGGCGCCGTCGTCGGCATCCGCGGTGCGGTGCTCGCTCCCGATGGCGCCGGCCGCGGAGAGGCGTCCAACCGCGACGAGGTCGGCGCGTTCGAGCTGCGGGCGCCCGCGGTCGTCGTCGCCTCCGGCGGCATCGGCGGCAACCACGACCTCGTACGCGCGTCGTGGCCCGAGCGACTCGGCACGCCGCCCGAGCACATGCTCTCGGGTGTGCCCGCCCACGTCGACGGACGCATGCTCGGCATCGCCGAGGCATCCGGTGCGCGGCTCGTCAACGGCGACCGCATGTGGCATTACACCGAGGGCATCACGAACTGGAACCCGATCTGGCCGATGCACGGCATCCGCATCCTGCCGGGCCCGTCGTCGCTCTGGTTCGACGCGACGGGCCGGCGGCTGCCAGTGCCGCTGTTCCCCGGCTTCGACACGCTCGGCACGCTCGAGCACATCGTCGCGACCGGCCACGAACACTCGTGGTTCGTGCTCACCCAGAAGATCATCGAGAAGGAGTTCGCCCTCTCGGGCAGCGAGCAGAATCCAGACCTCACCGACAAGAATCTGAAGCTCCTCGCGCAACGACTGGGTTCGGGCGCACCCGGCCCCGTCGAGGCATTCAAAGAGCACGGTGTCGACTTCGTGGTCGCCGACACGCTGGGCGAGCTCCTCGACGGCATGCGCGCACTCTCACCCGGCACCGACCTCGACACCGCGAACATCGAGCGCGAGATCATCGCTCGCGATCGCGAAGTCGACAACGAGTTCACGAAGGACCTGCAGCTCACCGCGGTGCGCGGTGCGCGCAATTACCGCGGCGACAAGCTCATCCGCGTGGCGACACCGCACCGGATCCTCGACCCGAAGGCGGGTCCGCTCATCGCGGTGAAACTGCACATCCTCACTCGCAAGAGCCTCGGCGGCATCCAGACCGACCTCGACTCCCGTGCCCTCGGGGCGGACGGCGCGCCGATTCCCGGACTCTACGCCGTCGGCGAGGCCTCCGGCTTCGGCGGTGGCGGAGTGCACGGGTACCGGGCGCTCGAGGGCACTTTCCTCGGCGGTTGCCTCTTCACCGGACGCGCGGCCGGACGCGCGATCGCCCGGCGCTGA
- a CDS encoding globin has translation MSEQLPVEASGPPQPAKVPLSGAEPGPALGVSFYETVGGRPTFEKLVAEFYRGVADDPVLKPMYPEEDLGPAAERLTMFLEQYWGGPATYSEQRGHPRLRLRHQPFKVNPDARDRWLAHMRVAIDSLDLPPLAEETLWDYLQRAAHAMVNTFDD, from the coding sequence ATGAGCGAGCAACTGCCGGTCGAGGCATCCGGCCCCCCACAGCCCGCGAAGGTGCCGCTGAGCGGCGCCGAACCGGGCCCGGCGCTCGGTGTGTCGTTCTACGAGACCGTCGGCGGTCGCCCGACGTTCGAGAAGCTCGTCGCCGAGTTCTATCGCGGGGTCGCCGACGACCCCGTGCTGAAGCCGATGTACCCCGAAGAAGATCTCGGGCCGGCCGCGGAACGACTCACGATGTTCCTCGAGCAGTACTGGGGCGGCCCCGCAACCTACAGCGAGCAGCGCGGCCACCCGCGACTGCGCTTGCGGCACCAGCCGTTCAAGGTCAACCCCGACGCCCGTGACCGCTGGCTCGCCCACATGCGGGTGGCCATCGATTCACTCGACCTGCCGCCGCTCGCCGAAGAGACTCTGTGGGATTATCTCCAACGGGCCGCGCATGCGATGGTCAACACCTTCGACGACTGA
- a CDS encoding mechanosensitive ion channel family protein, with protein sequence MFGFDGTDPAPVEAPEPTPVSGDFWAGIVDYWVGNWDVVLGNLISIIFIIAIALLIRWLAHFVIERVVKQIVTGVKKKQDVTDTQALQASPLAAVRLVQRTRTLGSVMTNIVNVTLFIIVVLLIVNTVSPTILSSFALLTAAIGAGLGFGAQNIVKDALNGLFMVVEDQLGVGDVVDLGPATGIVEEVRIRVTKIRDVNGTLWFVRNGEILRVGNMSQGWARVIVDLAVPYDADVDEVEATLLRTAVEMSQSTKWRSRVLERPEVWGLESIADDALVIRVVMKVRSSAKDDVARELRMRLKHALDEMGVKLPSLSSVVLAGFDGATRVKGARPPKTSPSGVVDDAGAAAARSARKPRALLGRKPPAPPAGGAS encoded by the coding sequence ATGTTCGGTTTTGACGGTACAGACCCCGCGCCGGTCGAAGCGCCGGAGCCCACGCCGGTCAGCGGCGACTTCTGGGCCGGCATCGTCGACTATTGGGTCGGCAACTGGGACGTCGTGCTCGGCAACCTGATCTCGATCATCTTCATCATCGCCATCGCCCTCCTCATCCGCTGGCTGGCGCATTTCGTCATCGAGCGCGTCGTCAAGCAGATCGTCACCGGGGTCAAGAAGAAGCAGGACGTCACCGACACGCAGGCCCTGCAGGCGTCACCGCTGGCCGCGGTACGGCTCGTGCAACGCACGCGAACGCTCGGCTCGGTGATGACGAACATCGTCAACGTCACCCTCTTCATCATCGTCGTGCTGCTCATCGTCAACACGGTCAGCCCGACCATCCTAAGCTCGTTCGCGCTGCTGACAGCGGCGATCGGCGCCGGCCTCGGCTTCGGCGCCCAGAACATCGTGAAAGACGCGCTGAACGGCCTGTTCATGGTCGTCGAAGACCAGCTCGGCGTCGGCGACGTCGTCGATCTCGGCCCGGCCACCGGCATCGTCGAAGAGGTGCGTATCCGCGTCACGAAGATCCGCGACGTGAACGGCACGCTCTGGTTCGTGCGCAACGGCGAGATCCTGCGCGTCGGCAACATGTCCCAGGGCTGGGCCCGGGTGATCGTCGACCTGGCCGTGCCGTACGACGCCGACGTCGACGAGGTCGAGGCGACGTTGCTGCGCACCGCCGTCGAGATGTCGCAATCGACCAAGTGGCGCTCGCGCGTGCTCGAGAGGCCTGAGGTCTGGGGCCTGGAGTCGATCGCCGACGACGCCCTCGTCATCCGCGTCGTGATGAAGGTGCGTTCCTCGGCGAAGGACGACGTGGCACGCGAACTCCGCATGCGCCTCAAGCACGCGCTCGACGAGATGGGTGTGAAGCTCCCGAGCCTCTCGAGCGTCGTGCTCGCCGGGTTCGACGGTGCCACCCGCGTCAAGGGCGCGCGGCCGCCGAAGACCTCGCCGAGCGGCGTCGTCGATGACGCGGGAGCCGCCGCTGCACGCTCGGCCAGGAAGCCACGCGCACTCCTCGGCCGCAAACCGCCGGCACCGCCGGCCGGAGGAGCATCATGA